A section of the Pediococcus inopinatus genome encodes:
- a CDS encoding penicillin-binding transpeptidase domain-containing protein → MNNKEKRSKKDNNKSSQNRRAFGQWLFFIAIALFVILILRFSYIAIGGTVEHINLSSQARRLYTDNKVLKAQRGSILDASGQPIAEDTSTYSVYAVLNKTQVGANKKALYVTNKEKTAKILAKYLPISETKALKALNPSNKNTFQVEFGTAGKNISVATKEKIESYKLTGINFVQSEARLYPNGTFASNLIGITSQVQKKNSDVTQLKGVMGIESAFNKKLTGTDGERSIQKDKFGYQLPSSQEKKAAVDGKNIYTTLDTRLQTLLESEMTKVQSQVHAKSMTATIINAKTGAILATSQRPSFNPTTKSGISKAWSNSLVQDTFEPGSTMKVFTTAAAIDSGHFNAKEKYKSGTYKIGTQVVPDWQTSGWGLITYEEGFARSSNVAMAHLERKMGAKTWKKYIKKFNFLKSTNSGLSGEASGSMQFTYPIDQADTAFGQGIDVTDMQMLQGFTAIANNGKMVKPQYIKKIVDSQTGKVTYRMKTKSLGKPVKSSTAKKVRKLMEDVVYKSYGIGQEFKISGYKVAAKTGTAQVVGSGGTYLNGNDSYLYSVVGMVPADNPKYIMYITMKQPTLPATKTATQLLNEIFGPVMKQALGENASTAKNQVSGKVKIANMVGESADTAAKDLGKQNIAATVVGTGSIVTQQSPLANTEMLAGQRVILMTSGQMKMPNLSGWSRNDVLKLTDLVGIQAKFSGTGFVKSQSMKSGAVIQSGQTLTVKLKQK, encoded by the coding sequence ATGAACAACAAAGAAAAACGTTCAAAAAAGGACAACAACAAATCAAGCCAAAATCGAAGAGCGTTCGGTCAATGGCTTTTTTTCATAGCGATTGCCTTATTCGTAATTTTAATTCTACGTTTTTCCTATATTGCAATTGGCGGGACTGTAGAACACATTAATTTGAGTTCGCAGGCCCGCCGTTTGTATACGGATAATAAAGTCTTGAAAGCGCAACGGGGGTCAATATTGGATGCTTCTGGGCAGCCAATTGCAGAAGATACCAGTACGTATTCAGTTTATGCTGTTTTGAACAAAACACAGGTTGGTGCAAATAAAAAGGCACTCTATGTGACTAATAAAGAAAAAACGGCTAAAATTCTCGCAAAATATTTACCAATTAGTGAGACAAAAGCTTTGAAGGCTCTGAATCCTAGTAATAAAAATACTTTTCAGGTTGAATTCGGTACTGCAGGGAAAAATATCTCTGTTGCAACAAAAGAAAAAATTGAATCATATAAGTTAACGGGAATTAATTTTGTTCAATCCGAGGCACGTCTGTATCCGAATGGGACTTTTGCGTCTAATTTGATCGGAATTACCTCTCAAGTACAGAAAAAGAATTCCGATGTAACTCAATTAAAGGGTGTCATGGGAATTGAAAGTGCATTTAACAAAAAGTTAACCGGAACAGATGGTGAGCGTTCCATTCAAAAAGATAAGTTTGGTTATCAACTGCCGTCTTCTCAAGAGAAAAAAGCGGCTGTAGATGGAAAAAACATTTATACTACTTTAGATACAAGGCTTCAAACGTTGTTAGAATCCGAAATGACGAAGGTTCAGTCTCAGGTTCATGCCAAGTCAATGACAGCGACAATTATTAACGCAAAAACAGGAGCCATTTTGGCGACTTCCCAACGACCATCATTTAATCCCACAACTAAAAGTGGAATAAGCAAGGCTTGGAGCAATTCCTTGGTACAGGATACTTTTGAACCTGGATCAACAATGAAGGTCTTTACAACTGCTGCCGCGATTGATAGTGGTCACTTCAATGCAAAGGAAAAATATAAGTCAGGAACATATAAAATTGGAACTCAAGTGGTACCTGATTGGCAGACGTCAGGTTGGGGATTAATTACCTATGAAGAAGGATTCGCACGTTCTAGTAATGTGGCAATGGCCCATTTGGAACGAAAAATGGGAGCAAAAACGTGGAAAAAGTATATTAAGAAGTTTAACTTTTTAAAGAGTACTAATTCAGGGCTGTCCGGAGAAGCTAGTGGAAGCATGCAATTTACCTATCCAATTGATCAAGCAGACACGGCGTTTGGTCAGGGAATTGATGTGACTGATATGCAGATGCTCCAAGGATTTACGGCGATTGCTAATAACGGTAAAATGGTCAAACCACAATACATCAAAAAAATTGTGGATAGTCAAACTGGTAAAGTGACGTATCGAATGAAAACTAAGAGTCTTGGAAAACCAGTTAAAAGTTCGACGGCCAAAAAGGTTCGAAAACTGATGGAAGACGTTGTTTATAAGAGTTATGGAATTGGTCAGGAATTCAAAATTTCGGGCTATAAAGTTGCTGCTAAAACTGGTACAGCACAAGTTGTTGGTTCCGGTGGCACGTACTTGAATGGTAACGATAGTTATTTGTATTCTGTTGTGGGGATGGTACCTGCCGATAATCCGAAGTATATTATGTACATCACCATGAAACAGCCAACATTGCCAGCCACCAAAACGGCCACCCAGCTCTTAAATGAAATTTTTGGCCCAGTTATGAAACAAGCACTTGGTGAGAATGCCTCAACTGCCAAAAATCAGGTATCTGGGAAAGTTAAGATTGCCAACATGGTTGGTGAATCGGCTGATACTGCTGCTAAAGATTTAGGTAAACAAAATATTGCGGCAACGGTTGTCGGAACAGGCAGTATTGTTACCCAGCAGTCACCTCTAGCAAATACAGAAATGCTGGCAGGCCAGCGAGTTATTTTAATGACAAGTGGTCAGATGAAAATGCCTAATCTATCTGGATGGTCACGAAACGATGTCCTTAAGTTAACCGATCTAGTAGGAATACAAGCGAAATTTTCTGGGACTGGGTTTGTAAAATCACAATCAATGAAGAGTGGCGCGGTTATTCAAAGCGGTCAAACACTCACAGTTAAACTAAAACAAAAGTAA
- the ftsL gene encoding cell division protein FtsL: MAQNNLAEAFPATKPVKRRIPDIKEGTLHKAKAVVIPNFLPFSKFEKILMTFCGIILTGLMIFVISGKISLSSAEHELSSSQGQVTKVTSSNSNLKQEVNQLSSRSRLDKIAKQYGLSLTTQNIRNVNK, encoded by the coding sequence ATGGCACAAAATAATTTAGCAGAAGCATTTCCAGCTACCAAACCGGTTAAACGACGAATACCGGATATAAAAGAAGGCACTTTACATAAAGCAAAAGCAGTCGTTATTCCGAATTTTTTACCATTTTCAAAATTTGAGAAAATTTTAATGACATTCTGCGGTATAATCTTGACAGGCTTAATGATTTTTGTGATTTCTGGTAAAATATCATTATCAAGTGCTGAACATGAACTTTCTAGTTCACAAGGACAGGTGACAAAGGTAACTTCCAGCAATAGTAATCTCAAGCAGGAAGTGAACCAACTCTCCAGTCGCTCACGCTTGGACAAAATTGCAAAACAATATGGTTTAAGCCTGACAACTCAGAATATAAGGAATGTTAATAAATGA
- the rsmH gene encoding 16S rRNA (cytosine(1402)-N(4))-methyltransferase RsmH — translation MSEFQHTTVLLNQAIDELNLNPDGVYVDCTLGGGGHSQLILSQLSQKGHLYAFDQDIAAIEYNQTHLKKYLDSHQVTFIEDNFKNIKKDLEEQGIQKVDGIVYDLGVSSPQLDDAKRGFSYQHDAPLDMRMDQSAELTAQTVVNQWSYEALVRIFFRYGEERYSKQVAREIEREREVAPIQTTGQLVEIIKKAIPAAARRTGGHPAKRVFQAVRIAVNNELGVLETSLEQALDILEVGGRISVITFQSLEDRLVKNIFKENANLPDLPQGLPVIPKELEPHFKLATRKPILPSKDELENNHRAHSARLRVIEKIK, via the coding sequence ATGAGTGAGTTTCAACATACAACTGTTTTATTAAACCAAGCAATTGATGAATTAAATCTTAATCCAGACGGTGTTTATGTGGATTGTACGCTTGGCGGCGGTGGTCATAGTCAACTGATTTTGAGCCAACTGAGTCAAAAGGGTCATTTATATGCGTTTGATCAAGATATTGCAGCAATTGAATACAATCAAACTCATTTAAAGAAATATTTGGATAGTCATCAGGTTACGTTCATTGAAGATAACTTTAAAAATATTAAAAAAGATTTGGAAGAACAAGGAATTCAAAAGGTTGATGGCATTGTCTATGATTTAGGTGTTTCATCACCACAGTTGGATGACGCTAAGCGAGGGTTTAGTTATCAACACGATGCGCCACTGGACATGCGCATGGATCAATCCGCGGAATTAACGGCGCAAACGGTGGTGAACCAGTGGTCATATGAAGCATTGGTCAGAATCTTTTTCCGTTACGGGGAAGAACGCTATTCAAAACAAGTTGCACGTGAAATTGAACGGGAGCGTGAAGTAGCACCCATTCAAACGACTGGACAATTAGTTGAAATCATAAAAAAAGCAATTCCTGCTGCCGCACGAAGAACCGGTGGTCATCCAGCAAAACGAGTTTTCCAGGCTGTTCGAATTGCTGTTAACAATGAGTTAGGCGTTTTAGAAACTTCGCTAGAACAGGCTTTAGATATATTAGAGGTTGGTGGCCGAATTAGTGTGATTACATTCCAATCTTTAGAAGACCGACTGGTCAAAAACATTTTTAAAGAAAATGCAAATCTTCCGGATCTTCCACAGGGACTACCCGTTATTCCTAAAGAACTCGAACCACATTTTAAATTGGCAACACGCAAACCCATTTTACCTAGTAAGGACGAATTAGAAAATAATCATCGCGCACATAGCGCAAGACTCCGAGTTATTGAAAAAATAAAATAG
- the mraZ gene encoding division/cell wall cluster transcriptional repressor MraZ yields the protein MFMGEYQHSLDTKGRLIVPAKFREDLGSDFVITRGLDGCLFGYPLEEWQRVQDKLKALPLNKRNNRAFVRFLFADATQCNFDKQGRINIPKQLREHAKLTKKCVLVGVSSRFEIWDEAQWNAVTADTEENFDDIAENLIDFGL from the coding sequence ATGTTCATGGGCGAATATCAGCATTCACTTGACACTAAGGGACGACTAATTGTTCCGGCCAAATTTAGAGAAGATTTAGGATCTGATTTTGTGATCACTCGTGGGTTGGACGGTTGTTTGTTTGGCTATCCACTTGAAGAGTGGCAAAGGGTTCAAGACAAATTAAAAGCATTGCCGTTAAATAAGCGAAATAACCGGGCCTTTGTCCGATTCTTGTTCGCAGATGCAACGCAATGTAATTTTGATAAACAAGGTCGTATTAATATTCCTAAACAGTTACGTGAACATGCAAAACTTACTAAGAAGTGTGTGTTGGTTGGTGTTTCAAGCCGATTCGAAATTTGGGATGAAGCACAATGGAATGCGGTAACGGCGGATACGGAAGAGAATTTTGATGATATTGCTGAAAATTTAATTGATTTTGGCTTATAG
- a CDS encoding DUF4044 domain-containing protein codes for MKKKKSTFQKVTMVVVWIMIISMVGSVVLTALSSLNLLG; via the coding sequence ATGAAAAAAAAGAAAAGTACATTTCAAAAAGTTACAATGGTCGTTGTTTGGATCATGATTATTAGTATGGTTGGTTCAGTTGTTTTAACTGCCCTATCATCCTTAAATCTCTTGGGATAA
- a CDS encoding FtsK/SpoIIIE family DNA translocase produces MATKRKTTTKRKRKRTKKSNWQHFLQSKHFYGGIFVLLALLGYFSLGYIGVLFANVFRLFVGDAFQILILVFGLYGAILLFTGKEPKLKGRLRFLVGTALVYVGALLIITTRFFEQMNQHNHFIATTWQSLSDAFKYASIGEPVGGGMIGSILYSATEFCFSEIGSLILGWLVVILGAAIFFGIPMDKVLQTTAVALRKLIISIREASERFGQQLKLKWQQREKGNSTGQKEEKQVSLKKDVEATVTGKDLMDDQMKKSNPAGQPAIRIASEHEQAQTKERPEKVTHTESAFQNTEELENPNYQLPSTELLTTIPKTDQSQEYKTIQKNTKILQQTLTSFGVKATVKSVNLGPSVTEYELHPDIGVKVSKIVGLSDDIALALAAKDIRIEAPIPGKSLIGIEVPNTEVSTVSFRDVVEAQTEHPDAILQVPIGRDVSGNLVLADLVKMQHLLIAGATGSGKSVMINVIITSLLMNARPDQVKFILIDPKKVELGVYKDIPHLLTPVVTEPKKAARALHKVVAEMQHRYDLFAESNQRNIKTYNQYISEENKKDGKNRPHLPYIVVVVDELADLMMVAQNAVEDAIIRLAQLARAAGIHMIIATQRPSVDVVTGLIKANVPSRIAFAVASGTDSRTIIDSNGAEKLLGRGDMLYYPMGKSKPERVQGAFISDKDVKTVVEYVKNQQKVSYDEALVVTDEEAAADDQSNNDEKDELYDQAVALVTEMQKASTSMLQRRFRIGYNRAARIVDQLEANGVVGPQEGSKPRQVFTKKE; encoded by the coding sequence TCTTTGGGATACATTGGTGTTTTATTTGCGAATGTTTTTCGCTTGTTTGTCGGGGATGCCTTCCAAATTTTGATTTTAGTGTTTGGCTTGTATGGGGCAATTTTGTTGTTTACTGGCAAAGAACCAAAGCTAAAAGGACGTTTACGATTTTTGGTTGGAACTGCCTTGGTTTATGTTGGCGCACTATTAATAATTACAACACGTTTTTTTGAACAAATGAATCAACACAATCATTTTATCGCTACAACTTGGCAATCACTCTCGGATGCATTTAAGTATGCTTCGATTGGCGAGCCAGTTGGTGGTGGCATGATCGGAAGTATTCTGTATTCTGCAACGGAGTTTTGTTTTTCTGAAATTGGTAGCCTTATTTTAGGGTGGTTAGTGGTTATTCTTGGCGCAGCAATCTTCTTTGGAATCCCAATGGATAAAGTTCTTCAGACGACGGCTGTCGCGCTCAGAAAGCTAATCATTTCAATTCGAGAGGCTAGTGAGCGTTTTGGACAACAACTAAAACTGAAGTGGCAGCAAAGAGAAAAGGGTAATTCCACCGGACAAAAGGAAGAAAAACAAGTATCTTTGAAAAAAGATGTGGAAGCAACTGTTACGGGCAAAGATTTGATGGATGATCAGATGAAAAAATCAAACCCAGCCGGACAGCCTGCAATCAGAATTGCTTCAGAACACGAGCAAGCGCAAACCAAAGAACGGCCTGAAAAGGTAACTCACACAGAATCTGCTTTTCAAAATACTGAAGAGCTTGAAAATCCTAATTATCAGTTGCCATCTACGGAACTTTTAACAACTATTCCTAAGACAGATCAGAGCCAAGAATATAAGACAATTCAAAAAAACACCAAAATTTTGCAGCAAACGTTGACTAGCTTTGGTGTCAAAGCCACAGTTAAAAGTGTTAATTTAGGGCCATCAGTGACTGAATACGAGTTACACCCCGATATTGGTGTGAAAGTAAGTAAAATTGTGGGGCTTTCAGATGATATCGCTTTGGCATTGGCTGCAAAAGATATTCGAATTGAGGCGCCAATTCCGGGAAAATCTTTAATTGGTATTGAAGTACCCAACACGGAAGTTTCAACGGTTTCTTTTCGAGATGTCGTTGAAGCACAAACGGAGCATCCAGACGCAATTCTCCAAGTGCCAATTGGAAGAGACGTTTCTGGAAATTTGGTTTTAGCAGACTTGGTCAAAATGCAACATTTACTAATTGCGGGAGCGACGGGTAGTGGGAAATCTGTCATGATTAATGTCATTATTACAAGTTTGTTGATGAATGCCAGACCAGACCAAGTGAAATTTATTTTAATTGATCCGAAAAAAGTTGAGTTGGGTGTTTATAAAGATATTCCGCATCTTTTGACGCCAGTGGTCACTGAGCCTAAAAAGGCAGCGAGAGCTTTACATAAAGTTGTTGCTGAAATGCAGCATCGCTATGACTTGTTTGCAGAAAGCAATCAACGAAATATTAAAACTTATAATCAATATATCAGTGAAGAAAATAAAAAAGACGGTAAGAATCGTCCTCATTTGCCATATATTGTTGTGGTTGTTGATGAACTAGCGGATTTGATGATGGTGGCACAAAATGCTGTGGAAGACGCAATTATCAGATTGGCTCAATTGGCTCGGGCGGCTGGAATTCACATGATCATCGCCACCCAGCGACCATCTGTGGATGTGGTAACTGGACTAATTAAAGCTAATGTTCCTTCACGAATCGCTTTTGCGGTAGCGAGTGGAACAGATTCGCGGACCATTATTGATTCAAATGGGGCTGAGAAGCTTTTAGGCCGTGGAGATATGCTTTACTATCCTATGGGTAAAAGTAAACCAGAACGAGTTCAGGGTGCTTTTATTTCGGATAAAGATGTGAAAACTGTCGTTGAATATGTCAAAAATCAACAAAAGGTGTCTTACGATGAAGCGTTAGTTGTAACGGATGAAGAAGCGGCAGCTGATGATCAATCAAATAATGATGAAAAAGATGAGTTATATGATCAAGCGGTTGCTTTAGTGACTGAAATGCAGAAAGCTAGTACGTCAATGTTGCAACGTCGTTTTAGGATTGGTTATAACCGCGCTGCAAGAATTGTAGATCAGTTGGAAGCAAATGGCGTGGTTGGCCCCCAGGAGGGTAGCAAGCCACGACAGGTGTTTACCAAAAAAGAGTAA